The window CTCTTCCTCCGGGAAGGTGATGACGTCAAGATAAAAATGGCCGACCAGGAGGTTATCGGGGTGGAGGTTTCCGATTTTGCGAACTTGAAAGTTTCCCAGACGGTTCCGGGGTTCAAGGGTGATACGGTACAGGCCACCCGTAAACCGGC is drawn from Desulfobaccales bacterium and contains these coding sequences:
- a CDS encoding elongation factor P; translation: LFLREGDDVKIKMADQEVIGVEVSDFANLKVSQTVPGFKGDTVQATRKPATLETGAMVQVPLFINEGDTIRVDTRTGEYVTRV